Proteins from one Bifidobacterium sp. ESL0732 genomic window:
- the obgE gene encoding GTPase ObgE, whose protein sequence is MTDFVDRVTVHVKGGDGGNGSAGVKREKYKPLAGPNGGNGGDGGSVIFVADANANNLLDYRFVPHRKAESGTMGLGDTKDGSKGADVVLPVPPGTVIFEAKGAQGKAKHPGRELADLRHAGDRFVAAAGGMGGLGNAALANKTRRAPGFALLGEPGEERDVILELKSIADVALVGFPSAGKSSLIAAMSAAKPKIADYPFTTLVPNLGVVKLEEYRYTIADVPGLIPGASEGKGLGLEFLRHIERTEIIAHVIDCATLEPDRDPISDYHALEDELAKYAAKLKLPLGVIPIPERPRVIILNKADVPEAKELAEFVRPEFVSMGLKTFIVSTASHEGLKELGFALGKMVTELRAKLAKEEADRDEERVVIKPLEQPARRRRRADDERGTSLDFHVERESNRRGAVWFTVTGAKPERWVRQTNFDNDEAVGYLADRLAGLGVEDELRRHGAKPGDEVRIGKGENMVAFDWDPTIAAGAEMLDGAQLGARGKDLRLDDGADGNRVRRRTNAERRRQYHEMMDAKTAVREAMRQERTAGHWADPSVDDDRHDEHAILGGHDDGEDEE, encoded by the coding sequence ATGACAGACTTTGTAGATAGAGTGACCGTCCATGTCAAGGGCGGGGACGGCGGCAATGGGTCCGCAGGCGTGAAGCGCGAAAAATACAAGCCCTTGGCCGGGCCGAACGGCGGCAATGGCGGGGATGGCGGTTCAGTCATCTTCGTGGCCGACGCCAATGCCAACAACTTGCTTGATTATCGTTTCGTCCCGCACCGCAAAGCCGAAAGCGGCACGATGGGCCTGGGCGACACCAAAGACGGCTCGAAAGGCGCCGACGTGGTGCTGCCGGTTCCGCCGGGAACCGTGATTTTCGAAGCCAAAGGTGCGCAGGGCAAGGCCAAGCACCCCGGTCGTGAGCTGGCTGATCTGCGTCATGCCGGTGACCGGTTCGTCGCCGCTGCGGGCGGCATGGGTGGTTTGGGCAACGCCGCGCTGGCCAACAAGACACGCCGTGCTCCCGGATTTGCGCTGCTTGGCGAACCGGGCGAGGAACGCGACGTGATCCTTGAACTTAAGTCCATCGCCGACGTGGCATTGGTCGGTTTCCCGTCGGCCGGCAAGTCGAGCCTGATTGCCGCGATGAGCGCCGCAAAGCCGAAAATCGCCGATTATCCGTTCACTACGCTTGTGCCGAACCTCGGCGTGGTGAAGCTTGAGGAATACCGCTATACCATTGCCGACGTGCCGGGGCTCATTCCTGGGGCTTCGGAAGGCAAGGGACTAGGCCTCGAGTTCCTGCGCCATATCGAACGCACCGAAATCATCGCCCACGTCATCGATTGCGCCACGTTGGAGCCGGATCGCGATCCGATTTCCGACTATCACGCGCTGGAAGACGAGTTGGCGAAGTACGCCGCGAAGCTCAAGCTGCCGCTCGGCGTCATCCCGATTCCCGAACGCCCGCGCGTCATTATCCTCAATAAGGCCGACGTGCCCGAAGCCAAGGAATTAGCCGAATTTGTGCGTCCCGAGTTCGTTAGTATGGGACTCAAGACCTTCATTGTCTCGACGGCCTCGCATGAGGGCCTGAAGGAACTCGGCTTCGCCTTGGGCAAGATGGTTACCGAACTGCGCGCGAAATTAGCTAAAGAAGAAGCCGATCGCGACGAGGAGCGCGTGGTCATTAAGCCGTTGGAGCAGCCGGCGCGTCGTCGCCGTCGTGCCGATGATGAACGTGGCACTTCGCTCGACTTCCATGTCGAGCGTGAAAGCAACCGTAGGGGAGCGGTGTGGTTCACCGTCACCGGTGCGAAGCCGGAGCGTTGGGTGCGTCAGACCAATTTCGACAACGACGAGGCCGTGGGCTATCTTGCCGACCGTCTGGCCGGTTTGGGTGTCGAGGACGAATTGCGTCGCCACGGCGCCAAGCCCGGTGATGAAGTGCGTATCGGCAAGGGCGAGAACATGGTCGCCTTCGATTGGGACCCGACCATCGCCGCCGGTGCGGAAATGCTGGATGGCGCCCAATTGGGTGCCCGCGGCAAGGATCTGCGTCTGGACGACGGAGCCGACGGCAACCGTGTCCGTCGTCGTACCAACGCCGAACGCCGTCGCCAGTATCACGAAATGATGGATGCCAAAACCGCTGTACGCGAGGCGATGCGTCAGGAACGCACGGCAGGTCACTGGGCTGATCCGAGCGTCGACGACGACCGTCATGACGAGCACGCGATTCTTGGCGGTCACGACGACGGCGAGGACGAAGAGTGA